Genomic DNA from Bifidobacterium sp. ESL0769:
GACGCGCGATTTCGATAAACTCGACGCGATTTTCGCTCCGGATTGTGTCTACGAGGAATCCAACGGGCATATCTACGAAAACCGCAACCAGATTCATCATTGGATCGAGGACGCGATGGAGCGTCAGACGATACTGACGTGGAAAGTCAGCTATTTTACGCACGCACGCGGTCGTGAGGGCCAGCCGTCGATCACCGTTTTCTGGACGCTTGCAGGGCAGGAGCGCGAGGGCGAGTCCTATGATTATGACGGGGTTTCGGTCATTGAGTTCAATCGCCAGAACAAGATCAAGCGTGTCCGCGAGTTCACGGCCACACGTCGCCGTGACTACCCGTACAAGGGCGAGTAAAACAGTAGATTTTATTTAAATGTAACAAAACGGGGATTTCCAAAACTTGAGTCGAGGAGACTCAAGTTTTGTTCACTGCAGGTTAAATTCGGGAAGCCGCAGCGGGAATATCGGTTGGACTAAGTGACAAGATAAAGACTTGGAGCCGTGAGGTTCCGGAGCCTCTCGTCACCCGGCTGGCCGGCTTCCGGCCGCGGACGTCATGGCTTGCCTCCAATACTTAGGAGTATTGATTATGGCTATGTTTCCGGCTTTGATGCATGATGCGTTCTCTGATATGTTCGACGATCCGTTCTTCGCCGGTTGGGGTGATTCGAGCTCCCGCATGGGCAACCCGATCTCTTCGGCCAACATGATGAAGACCGATGTTCGCGAGACCGATAAGGCCTACGACGTCTCCATCGATATGCCCGGCTTCAACAAGGACGATATCGCCCTTGAGCTGCACGACGGTTATCTGACCGTCTCCGCCAAGCGTGACGAGAACCATGACGAGAAGAACGATGAAGGCAAGTGGCTGCGTCGCGAACGTTACGCCGGCACCTGCTCGCGTAGCTTCTACGTCGGCGACGAGGTCAAGGAATCTGACATTCACGCCGCCTACAAGGACGGCACGCTGAGCCTCGAAATTGCCAAGGTTCAGCCGCAGCCGAAG
This window encodes:
- a CDS encoding Hsp20/alpha crystallin family protein, yielding MAMFPALMHDAFSDMFDDPFFAGWGDSSSRMGNPISSANMMKTDVRETDKAYDVSIDMPGFNKDDIALELHDGYLTVSAKRDENHDEKNDEGKWLRRERYAGTCSRSFYVGDEVKESDIHAAYKDGTLSLEIAKVQPQPKVEAKHQIAIEG
- a CDS encoding nuclear transport factor 2 family protein encodes the protein MATVTLSIPRAHKRERAISDYFNMWVTRDFDKLDAIFAPDCVYEESNGHIYENRNQIHHWIEDAMERQTILTWKVSYFTHARGREGQPSITVFWTLAGQEREGESYDYDGVSVIEFNRQNKIKRVREFTATRRRDYPYKGE